One window from the genome of Podospora pseudocomata strain CBS 415.72m chromosome 6, whole genome shotgun sequence encodes:
- the GCD1 gene encoding Translation initiation factor eIF-2B subunit gamma (COG:J; EggNog:ENOG503NXWR), whose protein sequence is MPHAVTIATPGLQALILCGPGSSFPTFTANPDENPKALFPIANRPMVWYPLEFCYRAGITNITLICPPSAKEAIDSALKTNPFLTGLPLPRPDLLAPEDLDQNTGTAEILRLPELQSLVTSDFLVLPCDLVCELGPEKLLQAWMVKSASLGDVLGDSRASQGKHSGGLSVYYQTKSETPIKGEETEFIATVPLPSSSVLPASGSLFPHLSKLVCSMPTDTLKDTLEDKKGFPSRHDLVEQHPKIKMHTTHRDAHIYIFPQWVMKFVKENDRLETIGEDVIGWWAKASWQKGLSSKLGFDEFLALPVDDSSSQHGDTNSPRGETTNTTSLETATQKLSLNSTPAEEPNQVVTFKTPKVEEPNPMESASKSVEVPPLLAYIHPTSTGTPAKPTPIIRRVDTAQLLLQISLQLAKLPSLEEIQDTTNPPSPYCHARKVAYPEGVKPRTTISKSDSLVADNVTVSEKTSIKESVIGTNCQIGEGAKLQGCLLMDGVVVGKNCKLTKCIIGRRAELGEGCSLTGCEVQENLLVEAKTEAKEEKFMSSSGLEATKEELDDAYDERDDDVEGSVDGEGSGSDEE, encoded by the exons ATGCCCCACGCAGTCACTATCGCGACCCCTGGGTTGCAGGCCCTCATCTTGTGCGGCCCGGGAAGCTCATTCCCAACGTTCACAGCAAACCCTGATGAGAACCCAAAGGCTCTGTTTCCCATTGCCAATCGGCCTATGGTCTGGTACCCGCTTGAATTTTGTTACCGAGCTGGCATCACAA ACATCACACTCATCTGCCCCCCATCAGCCAAGGAAGCCATTGACAGTGCGCTCAAGACAAATCCATTCCTGACTGGCTTGCCACTCCCACGCCCTGATCTCCTTGCACCAGAGGACTTGGATCAAAACACGGGCACTGCCGAGATTCTCAGACTTCCAGAGCTACAGTCACTCGTAACTTCCGACTTCTTGGTCCTCCCTTGCGATCTGGTATGCGAGTTGGGTCCAGAGAAGCTCTTGCAAGCATGGATGGTCAAGTCTGCCAGTTTAGGAGATGTGCTGGGCGACTCTCGCGCATCCCAGGGAAAGCACAGCGGCGGTCTGTCCGTCTACTACCAAACAAAATCAGAGACACCCATCAAGGGTGAGGAAACCGAGTTTATTGCGACAGTACCActgccctcatcctcagtgCTGCCCGCGAGCGGCTCTCTCTTCCCTCACCTGTCCAAGCTGGTATGCTCGATGCCCACGGATACTCTGAAGGATACCctggaggacaagaagggctTCCCTTCCCGCCACGACCTCGTCGAACAGCACCCCAAGATCAAAATGCATACCACCCACCGCGACGCCCATATTTACATCTTCCCTCAATGGGTGATGAAGTTCGTCAAGGAAAATGACCGACTCGAAACCATTGGCGAAGATGTCATCGGCTGGTGGGCCAAAGCCAGCTGGCAAAAGGGCCTCTCTTCCAAGCTTGGATTTGACGAGTTTCTCGCCCTACCAGTGGACGATTCGTCTTCCCAACACGGCGACACCAACAGTCCCCGTGGTgaaaccaccaacaccaccagtcTCGAGACTGCCACTCAAAAGCTCAGCCTGAACTCCACCCCAGCTGAGGAACCTAACCAGGTGGTCACCTTCAAGACCCCCAAGGTAGAAGAGCCTAACCCCATGGAGTCTGCTTCCAAATCGGTAGAGGTACCACCATTGCTCGCCTACATCCACCCTACCTCTACCGGCACCCCAGCCAAACCAACACCCATCATCCGCCGCGTCGACACGGCCCAACTGCTACTGCAAATCTCCCTCCAACTGGCCAAGTTGCCTTCCCTAGAGGAGATCCaggacaccaccaacccacccagTCCCTACTGCCACGCCCGCAAGGTCGCCTACCCAGAGGGTGTCAAGCCCAgaaccaccatctccaagtcTGACTCTCTCGTCGCCGACAACGTGACCGTGTCAGAGAAGACTTCCATCAAGGAGTCCGTCATTGGGACCAACTGCCAGATCGGCGAGGGCGCCAAGCTGCAGGGTTGCCTGCtgatggatggtgtggtggttgggaagAACTGCAAGTTGACCAAGTGCATCATTGGGAGGAGGGCCGAGTTGGGCGAGGGGTGCTCGCTGACTGGTTGTGAGGTGCAGGAGAATCTGCTGGTGGAGGCCAAGAcggaggcgaaggaggagaagtttATGAGCTCGAGCGGGCTGGAGGCTACGAAAGAGGAGCTGGATGATGCTTATGAtgagagggatgatgatgtggaggggagtgttgatggggaggggagcgggagtgatgaggagtaG
- a CDS encoding hypothetical protein (EggNog:ENOG503NWGC; COG:S) — MSPPYESSRRRGVWNHWVPLAVTVTVATVGVVAWVWSQRKEEDQEEAETGSAYQDLDYDEGEYGDNPAYGASRDGAAGGTQTRSGGPGVAAAASQVESSTLGWAALRRTPSPSQFFDTARRTVTGGLSAAGAAVGSALAAIREEDKTAYADHETWSEEIEAKKERVVPSTSQAKDTNKRRKKVAIVISADNHIDDMDADGYHEHASILSHIPRSIDTSKHKLYVLIYAPNLKETTRESPSNRPPPSLSSSFSNIDPAQAQTSGDEAKSPAIGPSTSDPAYNAIYAQAQALVEKDSMILTFTTLNGHSHILRHIQPEIIYLQESLGGENGSIVTNLQTWLRHDIILVVGAESGHGGLADSESEAEKPGKAEEIWWHREDRVGRGRGVIVVDAQKVQDDWARRVLGKE; from the exons ATGTCGCCGCCCTATGAGTCGTCCCGCCGCCGCGGCGTTTGGAACCATTGGGTCCCGCTCGCCGTGACCGTCACGGTTGCGACAGTGGGAGTTGTCGCCTGGGTTTGGAGCCAGCGGAAGGAGGAAGATCAGGAGGAAGCAGAGACCGGTTCCGCCTACCAGGATCTCGACTACGATGAAGGCGAATATGGCGACAACCCCGCCTACGGCGCGTCCCgggatggtgctgctggcgggACCCAGACTCGCTCGGGCGGTCCTGGTGTCGCTGCTGCAGCCTCGCAGGTGGAATCGTCCACCCTGGGCTGGGCTGCGTTGCGCCGGACGCCGAGCCCTTCACAATTCTTCGATACCGCGAGGAGGACTGTTACTGGAGGGCTGAGTGCGGCTGGCGCAGCTGTTGGAAGTGCTTTGGCTGCCATCAGGGAAGAGGACAAGACCGCATATGCAGACCACGAGACCTGGTCCGAGGAgatcgaggccaagaaggaaagggttgtcccatcaacctcacagGCCAAGGATACCAACAAGCGCCGTAAGAAGGTTGCCATTGTTATCTCGGCTGATAATCATATCGACGATATGGATGCGGATGGGTATCACGAACATGCT TCTATTCTGTCTCACATTCCTCGGTCAATTGACACCTCCAAGCACAAGCTCTATGTTCTCATCTATGCCCCCAATCTCAAGGAGACCACACGCGAATCGCCTAGCAACCGTCCCCCGCCTTCTTTGAGCTCGTCGTTCTCCAACATCGACCCCGCTCAAGCCCAGACTTCCGGCGATGAGGCCAAGAGCCCTGC AATCGGCCCATCCACATCTGATCCGGCCTACAACGCTATTTACGCCCAGGCTCAAGCGCTTGTTGAAAAAGACAGCATGATTCTGACCTTTACCACCCTTAATGGCCACTCGCACATTTTGCGCCACATTCAGCCCGAGATCATCTACCTCCAGGAGTCTCTCGGCGGCGAGAACGGCAGCATTGTCACCAACCTTCAGACCTGGCTCCGTCACGACATTattctggtggtgggagcggAAAGCGGCCACGGAGGTCTCGCCGATAGCGAGTCAGAGGCGGAGAAGCCCGGAAAAGCGGAAGAGATCTGGTGGCACCGGGAAGACCGGGTGGGCAGAGGACGCGGTGTCATCGTGGTCGATGCCCAAAAGGTGCAAGACGACTGGGCTCGCAGAGTGCTAGGTAAGGAGTAA
- a CDS encoding hypothetical protein (COG:S; EggNog:ENOG503NVIB), translated as MAPTVAAASAVSVATKAKRPIPPGIQTNGAVITSRSSPSPSISAKRAPSAVRQPSIPPTANGTTPSSARPPNRARREASAQILGRGQRSAGLRSASLVPDSAISPTLTDPPPYVVTDEYILKKYAGNPPSLIVHLFQTHWRFDQQEGMFPYKSPMKIFLDHVRERTVPNELLGYLTEAGVPFYEGCLIVQVHDHKTATQQVKDVARPTSAPSNSKSMPTPFSIHNYNQCLTPSSYVPYPEENLKASGAAVPASDSDSKRKTAEEKDKENMPAPSAPIDQKSKGPVKPKIITVVLHPTQHSLHTDLMIKASTPRGASESRADGAVPPTPHGAVPPTPMAGSMPPPAKKQKREKMELDSSNIYVAESQILLATTAPLDLEPTKNAEETLAKLEQLAHPDHSHKPPEPKTRKRTVAEMAADEAAAAQQERYMLILDERASSKLGGAQTGGSGADGDGQAAASTWEPRFERFKVIENIQKEHAAKKEAEKLKQAENERKLQLAKQQQEQQAAVLHAQQAQQAQQAQQAEERRRKEQAAMLQKQEAQRRMQQAQAQAQAQQAAQAAQQLAQAQQQAQQQAQQQAQQQARAQQAQALAQQQAQQAQAQQAAQQQAQQNQGMQNMGTPNAQHSPMAGGMGNGMPVSMAPQAQARFTQVSQPQASSPIIRQNTPQAASSPMVQGVPMQHSNSNMGQAASPPRPSSVVQNHPMAAPMAPSMSARGSQQSHAAGTPRMHSATPNMAQATPMTRPMAVPTPRMSQASPPPGVLTPQAMGQAMLMNAQGMAGMPNVNIQSTAQQIAAQQRMMQQRQQMGMQSGGAVPLNQMQFQQQQAMLQRQLMLQQQQQRGQMMTQGNQALAANYAQQLNNMQQQAGMQITPQQRQMLMAQSMAAAQQQNPNMMAMNGMTPQQVAQMQQIQLQQQIQQQQQLQAQQRAQQQQQQQQQQQQQQQQPTPQQMQMHALLQQPQVQSQITNHSNALFTKRLPELAQRYGGNAQAIPQEELAQFKAQCQQQAVGLVTRTYAQRNMQMQAQRAQAAAMQGMMQQGM; from the exons ATGGCGCCCACTGTCGCCGCTGCTTCGGCAGTGTCGGTCGCGACCAAGGCGAAACGCCCCATACCTCCGGGCATACAAACAAACGGCGCCGTGATCACATCACGCTCTTCGCCGTCACCATCCATATCAGCCAAGCGAGCCCCCTCGGCCGTCCGCCAACCCTCGATTCCCCCAACCGCTAACggcaccaccccatcatcagcccGACCCCCAAACCGGGCACGGCGAGAAGCCTCAGCACAAATACTGGGTAGGGGCCAGAGGAGTGCAGGCCTTAGATCGGCCAGCCTCGTCCCGGACTCTGCGATATCCCCTACCCTGACGGATCCACCACCATACG TGGTAACTGACGAGTACATTTTGAAAAAATATGCCGGGAACCCGCCCTCCCTCATCGTGCATCTATTTCAAACGCATTGGCGATTTGATCAACAAGAGGGCATGTTTCCATACAAATCGCCCATGAAGATCTTCCTCGACCACGTTCGGGAACGCACTGTCCCCAACGAGCTGCTGGGCTACCTGACCGAGGCGGGGGTTCCTTTCTATGAAGGATGCTTAATTGTGCAGGTACATGATCACAAGACAGCCACCCAGCAGGTCAAAGACGTTGCTCGGCCGACCTCTGCCCCCTCGAACTCCAAGTCAATGCCGACGCCCTTCTCGATTCACAACTACAACCAATGTCTCACGCCATCCTCGTATGTCCCTTACCCAGAAGAGAACCTCAAGGCGAGCGGGGCGGCTGTGCCGGCCAGCGACTCGGACAGCAAACGAAAAACGGCCGAGGAAAAAGATAAGGAAAACATGCCGGCCCCGAGCGCGCCCATAGATCAGAAGAGCAAAGGACCAGTAAAGCCCAAGATCATCACGGTTGTGCTGCACCCAACACAGCATAGTTTGCATACAGATCTTATGATTAAGGCCAGCACCCCCCGAGGAGCTTCAGAGTCACGCGCTGATGGAGCTGTTCCTCCGACACCTCACGGAGCTGTGCCTCCTACCCCTATGGCTGGTAGCATGCCCCCTCCGGCCAAGAAACAGAAACGAGAGAAAATGGAACTGGACTCGAGCAACATCTACGTTGCCGAATCGCAGATTCTCTTGGCAACAACGGCGCCCTTGGACCTCGAGCCTACAAAGAATGCCGAGGAAACACTAGCCAAGCTCGAGCAGCTCGCGCACCCCGACCACTCGCACAAACCACCAGAGCCCAAGACTCGCAAAAGAACCGTGGCGGAGATGGCGGCCGAcgaagcagcagcggctCAGCAAGAGCGCTACATGCTCATTCTCGATGAGCGTGCGTCTTCCAAACTGGGCGGTGCTCAAACGGGGGGCAGCGGTGCAGATGGAGATGGCCAAGCGGCAGCTTCCACGTGGGAGCCTAGATTTGAACGCTTCAAGGTCATTGAGAACATCCAGAAGGAACatgcggccaagaaggaggcaGAAAAGCTCAAGCAGGCCGAAAACGAACGCAAGCTCCAGCTggccaagcagcagcaggagcaacAAGCTGCTGTTTTGCACGCTCAACAAGCGCAGCAAGCCCAACAGGCGCAACAAgccgaggagaggagaagaaaagagcagGCGGCAATGCTGCAAAAACAAGAGGCACAGAGGCGAATGcaacaagcccaagcccaagcccaggcTCAACAAGCGGCTCAAGCAGCTCAGCAGCTGGCtcaggctcagcagcaggctcaacaacaggctcaacaacaggctcaacaacaagccagGGCTCAGCAAGCCCAGGCTCTggctcagcagcaagctcaacaagcccAGGCGCAGCAGGCggctcaacaacaggcgCAGCAGAACCAGGGAATGCAAAATATGGGCACTCCCAATGCTCAGCACAGTCCGATGGCCGGCGGCATGGGCAACGGCATGCCCGTCAGCATGGCACCCCAGGCCCAGGCGCGCTTTACCCAAGTCTCACAGCCACAAGCCTCGTCCCCTATCATCCGCCAGAATACTCCCCAAGCGGCATCGTCGCCCATGGTTCAAGGTGTTCCCATGCAGCATTCCAACTCCAACATGGGCCAAGCTGCAAGCCCACCCCGACCTTCATCTGTGGTGCAAAACCACCCAATGGCTGCTCCCATGGCTCCCAGCATGTCGGCACGTGGAAGCCAGCAGAGCCATGCTGCCGGTACCCCTAGGATGCATTCTGCAACTCCCAATATGGCCCAAGCAACACCAATGACGCGACCCATGGCGGTGCCGACGCCAAGGATGTCCCAAGCAAGCCCACCACCCGGTGTCTTGACTCCTCAGGCCATGGGACAAGCGATGTTGATGAACGCCCAAGGCATGGCGGGTATGCCAAATGTCAACATCCAGTCCACAGCTCAGCAGATTGCGGCTCAGCAGCGAATGATgcaacagcggcagcaaATGGGGATGCAAAGCGGGGGTGCCGTGCCTTTGAATCAAATGCAgttccagcaacaacaggcgATGCTACAGCGGCAGCTTATGcttcagcaacagcagcagcgtggTCAAATGATGACACAGGGCAACCAGGCTCTCGCAGCCAACTATGCGCAGCAGTTGAACAACATGCAGCAACAAGCAGGAATGCAGATAACACCCCAACAGCGCCAGATGCTCATGGCTCAGTCAATGGCGGCAGCCCAGCAACAGAACCCTAACATGATGGCGATGAACGGCATGACGCCACAGCAGGTGGCTCAAATGCAACAAATTCAGTTACAGCAACAgatccagcagcaacaacaattGCAGGCCCAGCAGAgggcccagcaacagcagcagcagcagcagcagcagcagcagcagcagcagcagccaacgCCCCAGCAGATGCAAATGCACGCTCTGCTTCAGCAACCCCAGGTTCAGAGCCAGATTACCAACCACTCGAACGCTCTATTTACCAAGAGACTGCCCGAGCTTGCTCAACGTTATGGTGGAAATGCGCAAGCAATCCCACAGGAAGAGTTGGCACAATTCAAGGCGCAGTGTCAACAGCAGGCGGTTGGTCTTGTGACGAGAACGTATGCGCAGAGGAACATGCAGATGCAGGCGCAGCGGGCTCAGGCGGCGGCAATGCAGGGGATGATGCAACAGGGGATGTAA
- the ATG27 gene encoding type II membrane protein (COG:U; EggNog:ENOG503NU76) — translation MRSTSWLPLLSSSMAVMITASPAPAAAKFNCEKLPVDGHTYNFKELLGPHTVVTSEFLAPSYHNTTYTIDLCGGLKSKTGGEGERCPEGTRVCAIKHKWDPKTDKATVDHFVPIVVEKKDGGFEWEAKRLPAEEAKGKGDEDKKKEGLRVTLKGGKYLGRQQQTVVEFRCSGLKGDEEEWDSKKLVEYERVNKRRRAEDEGDDGFSTPEHQLRKEGAALVWEGYKSDGEVDTLALTWYTKFVCDKAVGDEPEKGKEPEKGGGESAHWGFFTWFVVLVFLGIATYLIFGSWLNYNRYGARGWDLLPHGDTLRDVPYLLKDWMRRVLNTIQSSGSRGGYSAV, via the exons aTGAGATCAACATCATGGCTCCCGCTGCTGTCGTCCTCGATGGCAGTGATGATAACAgcatcccccgcccccgccgccgcaaaGTTCAACTGCGAGAAGCTCCCCGTCGACGGGCACACCTACAACTTCAAGGAGCTTTTGGGGCCGCACACGGTCGTCACGAGCGAGTTTCTTGCGCCGAGTTACCACAACACGACGTACACGATTGATTTGTGTGGGGGGTTGAAATCAAAgactgggggggagggggagaggtgtCCTGAGGGGACGAGGG TATGCGCGATCAAGCACAAGTGGGACCCGAAAACGGACAAGGCGACGGTGGATCACTTTGTGCCTAttgtggtggagaagaaggatggtgGGTTTGAGTGGGAGGCTAAGAGGTTACCTGCTGAGGAGGCAAAGGGGaagggtgatgaggataagaaaaaggaggggctGAGGGTTACCCTCAAGGGGGGGAAGTATCTTGGGAGACAGCAgcagacggtggtggagtttAGGTGTTCGGGTCTCaaaggggatgaggaggagtgggataGTAAGAAGTTGGTTGAGTATGAGAGGGTgaacaagaggaggagggcggaagatgagggggatgatgggttcAGCACGCCGGAGCATCAGCTCaggaaggagggggcggcgctggtttgggaggggtataagagtgatggggaggttgatacGTTGGCTTTGACGTGGTATACCAAGTTTGTTTGTGACAAGGCTGTGGGGGATGAGccggagaaggggaaggagccGGAGaaaggtgggggggagagtgCGCATTGGGGTTTTTTTACTTGGTTTGTGGTTTT GGTTTTTCTCGGCATCGCAACGTACCTCATCTTTGGCTCGTGGCTCAACTACAACCGGTATGGCGCTCGGGGGTGGGATTTGCTTCCCCATGGTGACACGCTCAGGGATGTCCCGTACCTGCTCAAGGACTGGATGCGGAGAGTTCTTAACACGATACAAAGCAGTGGCAGCAGGGGGGGATACTCAGCCGTGTAG
- a CDS encoding hypothetical protein (COG:I; EggNog:ENOG503Q3SV) has product MATPSKTLFAIPIPPLNQHPGGTVTVTLPAPAVYLLTITSPPDNRLTTASCTAILDALDLIEFGGYTPGVVITTSGLPKFFSNGLDLEHALGTEGFLPRVLYRLFNRYLTYPMPTIALLPGHAFAGGLMLAMHNDYRVMNPAKGFACVNELEFGVPLKAAMSSIFRLKLPPATYRDLVLEAKRFSGEEGVKAGLVDRTGGLDQALELIKERKLTNKAKTGIYGLLKAEMYRESVGFLTQAGYDKEEEKDRLMIEGEDKRKEGAEGKLGSIKEKAKL; this is encoded by the coding sequence ATGGCCACCCCAAGCAAAACCCTCTTCGcaatccccatcccccctctaAATCAACACCCCGGCGGgaccgtcaccgtcaccctccccgccccgGCAGTGTACCTCTtaaccatcacctccccaccagacaaccgcctcaccaccgcctcctgcaccgccatcctcgacgcgTTGGACCTGATCGAATTCGGTGGTTACACACCCGGCGTCGTCATCACAACTTCCGGCCTCCCCAAGTTCTTCTCCAACGGCCTCGACCTCGAGCACGCGCTTGGAACAGAAGGGTTCCTGCCCCGGGTGCTGTACAGACTTTTCAACCGGTACCTCACCTACCCCATGCCCaccatcgccctcctcccgggCCACGCCTTCGCTGGAGGGCTAATGCTGGCTATGCACAACGACTATCGGGTCATGAATCCCGCCAAAGGGTTCGCGTGTGTGAATGAgttggagtttggggttCCGCTCAAGGCTGCCATGTCCTCTATCTTCAGACTTAAGCTCCCTCCTGCGACCTATAGGGATTTGGTTCTTGAGGCGAAACGTTTCtccggggaagagggggtcaAGGCAGGGTTGGTGGACAGAACGGGCGGGTTGGATCAGGCGCTGGAGTTGATaaaggagaggaagctgaccaacaaggccaagacgGGGATTTATGGGTTGCTAAAGGCCGAGATGTACAGGGAGTCGGTTGGGTTTTTGACGCAGGCGGGGTACgacaaagaggaggagaaggacaggTTGATgattgagggggaggataagcggaaggagggggccgaggggaagttggggtctatcaaggagaaggccaagttgTGA